In the Drosophila gunungcola strain Sukarami unplaced genomic scaffold, Dgunungcola_SK_2 000001F, whole genome shotgun sequence genome, one interval contains:
- the LOC128263214 gene encoding facilitated trehalose transporter Tret1, whose amino-acid sequence MMFLNIFQSGIFQWQYRRQLLVSLSATLITFCHGIALGWLSPMLPQLLSPADTPLSFSIDVNEASWLGAVISIGGITGNFSFSYLMNRFGRKVSIYALAVPHTCIWFLFYFAQSIEWLYVARVCAGLTGGGMFVVLPIFIGEIADNSIRGRLCSFFTLTMNTGIMVGFVVSSHIAYHVIPCAVVGLPVLYVFLATRYPEPPQQLIRWQREEEAERSLRFYRRCDGTNVSKEEERAYQKQFDEMRLAIRKQNKDSDDQALSFSDFLTKRSLKALATGLVLMIANIFTGTFAFNNYMSNIFDAVHTQLDPNTNTIIIGAVQILGTLASIYLVDRYGRRILLIVSCAGSGIGTSAFGLYAFYAEEQEVDLSAYSAWLPVTLMAFIIFIANVGVISVTMVVLVEILPHKIRAVATSFCLGCLSFFAFTSLKTFPLMMFHLGLAATMWFCGAVSAICLFYVVVCLEETKGRSIYD is encoded by the exons ATGATGTTCCTCAACATATTCCAATCGGGCATCTTTCAGTGGCAGTATCGCCGCCAACTTTTGGTCTCTTTGAGTG CCACGCTGATAACGTTCTGCCACGGCATCGCTTTGGGTTGGCTCTCGCCCATGCTGCCCCAGTTGCTGTCGCCCGCCGACACGCCTTTGTCCTTCTCCATCGACGTGAACGAGGCCTCCTGGCTGGGTGCCGTCATCAGCATTGGCGGGATTACTGGAAATTTCTCCTTTTCCTACCTAATGAATCGCTTCGGCCGGAAAGTGTCAATTTATGCCCTGGCCGTGCCCCACACG TGCATTTGGTTCCTGTTCTACTTCGCCCAGAGCATCGAGTGGTTGTATGTGGCCCGGGTGTGTGCCGGTCTAACTGGCGGTGGCATGTTCGTGGTACTACCAATTTTCATCGGCGAAATTGCTGACAACAG CATTCGTGGGCGCCTGTGCTCCTTCTTCACCCTCACCATGAACACGGGTATAATGGTTGGCTTTGTGGTGTCCTCGCACATCGCCTACCACGTGATACCCTGTGCCGTGGTGGGTCTGCCCGTCCTCTACGTATTCCTGGCCACTCGTTATCCCGAGCCACCGCAGCAGTTGATTAGGTGGCAGCGCGAGGAGGAGGCCGAGCGATCTTTGAGGTTCTATCGCCGTTGCGATGGCACCAATGTGTCCAAGGAGGAGGAGCGGGCTTATCAGAAGCAGTTTGACGAGATGCGACTGGCCATCCGAAAGCAGAACAAGGATTCCGACGACCAGGCTCTCTCTTTTTCGGATTTCC ttaCCAAACGTTCCTTAAAGGCTCTGGCCACGGGCTTGGTCCTGATGATAGCCAACATCTTTACGGGCACCTTCGCCTTCAACAACTACATGTCCAATATCTTCGATGCGGTGCACACCCAACTGGATCCCAACACGAACACGATTATTATCGGAGCCGTCCAGATTTTGGGCACTTTGGCTAGCATCTATTTGGTGGATCGCTATGGCCGTCGGATCCTGTTGATTGTGTCGTGTGCTGGCAGTGGAATCGGCACCTCCGCCTTTGGATTGTACGCCTTCTATGCGGAAGAGCAGGAGGTGGATCTGTCGGCCTACTCCGCCTGGCTGCCCGTCACCCTGATGGCCTTCATCATATTCATAGCCAATGTGGGCGTCATTTCGGTGACGATGGTGGTCCTGGTGGAGATCCTGCCGCACAAAATCCGGGCGGTGGCCACCAGCTTCTGTTTGGGCTGCCTCAGCTTCTTTGCCTTCACCTCGCTGAAGACCTTCCCGCTGATGATGTTCCACCTGGGTCTGGCGGCCACCATGTGGTTCTGTGGCGCCGTCAGCGCCATCTGCCTCTTCTACGTGGTGGTTTGCCTGGAGGAGACCAAGGGTCGCTCCATTTATGACTAA
- the LOC128263232 gene encoding nucleoside diphosphate kinase-like, translating into MAVKFKIHKLSTSIAKMKISGKMFKDIICTATAANKERTLIMIKPDGVQRGLIGKIINRFERKGFHLVGLKMSWATKECLEKHYAELCERPFFPELCQYMTSGPLVPMVWEGLNVIKTCRQMLGATNPADSMVGTIRGDYCIHVGRNVVHGSDAVETAEKEIAIWFKEEELVKWTPVLKHLIYE; encoded by the exons ATGGcggtaaaatttaaaattcataag CTTTCAACTTCTATAgctaaaatgaaaatatctggaaaaatgttcaaagaCATCATTTGCACAGCAACGGCGGCCAATAAGGAGCGAACTCTAATTATGATCAAGCCCGATGGAGTCCAGCGAGGACTCATTGGCAAGATAATCAATCGTTTCGAGCGGAAGGGCTTCCACTTGGTGGGCCTAAAAATGAGCTGGGCAACCAAGGAGTGTTTGGAGAAGCACTACGCCGAGCTCTGCGAACGGCCCTTCTTTCCGGAACTTTGCCAATACATGACCTCTGGCCCCTTGGTTCCCATGGTATGGGAGGGTTTGAATGTGATAAAGACCTGCCGCCAAATGTTAGGCGCCACCAATCCCGCTGACTCGATGGTCGGAACCATCCGCGGTGACTACTGCATTCATGTCGGACGCAATGTAGTCCACGGATCGGATGCCGTCGAAACTGCCGAGAAGGAGATTGCTATATGGTTTAAAGAGGAGGAACTGGTCAAATGGACGCCGGTCCTAAAGCACCTAATCTACGAATAA